One window of Alphaproteobacteria bacterium CG11_big_fil_rev_8_21_14_0_20_39_49 genomic DNA carries:
- a CDS encoding Holliday junction resolvase RuvX, with protein sequence MITVNTKEFFEYIQTSGALLGLDMGKAKIGIAICDAERIISSPMEIYQRRNISKDMGHLGKLCKDNCIVAIVIGLPLEMDGSENENCESVRNFADKLNKKTGLPILLKDERMSTAAATRALSETGMTRKKRQSLDDKVAASIILQSAIETK encoded by the coding sequence ATGATAACTGTTAACACAAAAGAGTTCTTTGAGTATATTCAAACAAGCGGTGCTTTGTTGGGTCTGGACATGGGGAAAGCCAAGATAGGGATTGCTATATGCGATGCCGAACGTATTATCTCAAGCCCGATGGAGATATATCAGCGTCGCAATATAAGCAAGGATATGGGGCATTTAGGCAAGCTTTGCAAGGATAACTGCATTGTTGCAATAGTTATCGGTCTGCCGTTGGAGATGGACGGTTCGGAAAATGAGAACTGCGAATCGGTGCGTAATTTTGCCGATAAACTGAATAAAAAAACAGGGCTTCCTATATTGCTCAAAGATGAACGTATGTCAACTGCGGCGGCAACACGTGCGTTATCGGAAACCGGCATGACCCGCAAAAAACGTCAGAGTCTTGATGATAAGGTAGCGGCAAGTATTATCTTGCAGTCGGCTATTGAAACAAAATAA
- a CDS encoding Asp-tRNA(Asn)/Glu-tRNA(Gln) amidotransferase GatCAB subunit C translates to MSLSEKEVRKIAKLSRIKLTDEKVVHFQEELSKILKWVEQLQEVNTDKVPPMASVVNMQSPSREDKVTDGGCRDDILANAPDSQYGYFVVPKVVE, encoded by the coding sequence ATGTCTTTATCAGAAAAAGAAGTAAGAAAGATAGCAAAACTATCACGAATCAAATTAACAGATGAAAAAGTAGTACATTTTCAAGAAGAGCTTTCCAAAATACTAAAATGGGTAGAGCAGTTACAGGAAGTCAATACCGATAAAGTTCCGCCTATGGCATCGGTAGTAAATATGCAGTCACCCAGCCGTGAAGATAAGGTAACTGACGGCGGTTGCCGTGATGATATTCTCGCAAATGCTCCGGACAGCCAATACGGCTATTTCGTAGTACCCAAGGTGGTGGAGTAG
- a CDS encoding Asp-tRNA(Asn)/Glu-tRNA(Gln) amidotransferase GatCAB subunit A: protein MTQLNRLTITEALAGLKNGDFNSEELTKAHIDAVEKEELNAFVVKTPEIALQQAKDSDKRRKEGKVGKLEGIPVGVKDLFCTKGVRSTSCSHILDGFTPTYESTVTSNLFSQGAVMLGKTNMDEFAMGSGNLNSYYGSVKNPWKRKGDDTALVPGGSSGGSAAAVSAHLCMGALGSDTGGSIRQPAAFCGNVGIKPTYGRCSRWGMIAFASSLDQAGVFTRSVKDAAIMLEAICGYDEKDSTSTPMETPGFSKAVGKDIKGLKIGIPKEYHQDGMSPEIEKLWENGKNMLKAAGAKIVDISLPHTKYALPTYYIIAPAEASANLSRYDGVRYGLRVLEKGMSLDEMYEATRSEGFGDEVKRRIMIGTYVLSAGYYDAYYKKAQKIRTLIARDFDEAYKKCDVILTPATPTAAFAAGEKMDPVTMYLNDVFTVPASLAGLPGMSIPTGLNNEGLPLGLQLIGRSFDEETLFKVAGALEKAAGFKGL from the coding sequence ATGACACAACTAAACAGACTTACAATAACAGAAGCATTGGCAGGATTAAAAAACGGGGATTTTAACTCCGAGGAATTAACGAAAGCTCATATTGATGCGGTGGAAAAAGAAGAACTGAATGCTTTCGTGGTAAAAACACCCGAAATAGCCTTACAGCAGGCGAAGGATTCCGATAAAAGGCGTAAAGAGGGTAAGGTAGGTAAATTGGAGGGCATACCTGTCGGTGTAAAAGACCTGTTCTGCACCAAAGGAGTTAGGTCAACATCATGCTCGCACATCTTGGACGGATTCACTCCTACTTATGAATCAACCGTTACCTCTAATTTGTTTTCGCAAGGTGCGGTGATGCTCGGTAAGACTAATATGGACGAGTTTGCCATGGGTTCGGGCAACCTTAACAGCTATTACGGTTCTGTAAAAAATCCATGGAAAAGAAAAGGTGATGATACTGCCCTTGTGCCGGGTGGTTCGTCGGGCGGTTCGGCTGCAGCCGTTTCGGCTCACTTATGCATGGGTGCGTTAGGAAGTGATACGGGCGGTTCTATCCGTCAGCCTGCGGCATTTTGCGGTAATGTGGGAATTAAGCCTACATACGGACGCTGTTCACGTTGGGGCATGATAGCTTTTGCAAGCTCACTTGATCAGGCAGGCGTGTTTACCCGTTCTGTAAAAGATGCTGCCATAATGCTGGAAGCTATTTGCGGATATGATGAAAAAGATTCCACCTCAACCCCTATGGAAACTCCGGGCTTTTCAAAAGCCGTCGGCAAAGATATAAAAGGTCTGAAGATAGGTATCCCCAAAGAATACCATCAGGACGGCATGTCACCTGAAATAGAGAAATTATGGGAAAACGGCAAGAATATGCTAAAAGCAGCAGGTGCAAAAATTGTGGATATATCATTGCCGCATACAAAATACGCCCTGCCTACCTATTATATTATCGCCCCTGCGGAAGCCTCTGCCAACCTGTCACGTTATGACGGCGTGCGTTATGGTTTGCGTGTGCTTGAAAAAGGTATGTCACTAGATGAAATGTATGAGGCGACACGCTCCGAGGGTTTCGGTGATGAGGTAAAACGCCGTATCATGATAGGTACATATGTGCTATCGGCAGGATATTATGATGCCTATTATAAGAAGGCTCAAAAAATACGTACACTGATAGCAAGGGATTTTGACGAAGCTTATAAAAAATGCGATGTGATATTAACCCCTGCAACCCCTACGGCAGCTTTTGCAGCAGGTGAGAAGATGGATCCTGTAACTATGTATTTAAATGACGTTTTCACCGTTCCTGCATCTTTGGCAGGATTACCGGGAATGTCAATCCCTACAGGCTTGAACAACGAAGGTCTGCCGCTTGGATTACAATTAATCGGAAGGTCGTTTGATGAGGAAACGCTGTTCAAGGTAGCAGGTGCGTTAGAAAAGGCTGCGGGGTTTAAGGGGCTGTAG
- a CDS encoding Asp-tRNA(Asn)/Glu-tRNA(Gln) amidotransferase GatCAB subunit B has product MTQIIKGNTGDWEIVIGLEVHAQITSESKLFSGSSTFFGAEPNTQVSLVDTAMPGMLPVLNKECVRQAVRTGLGLKAKINLRSIFDRKNYFYADLPQGYQISQFSDPIVGEGTVVLDMKDGSTREVGVERIHIEQDAGKSMHDQSPDSSFIDLNRSGIALMEIVSKPDMRSGEEAAEYMKKLRTILRYLGTCDGDMEKGSMRCDANVSVRPVGSDELRTRCEIKNLNSVRFLQQAIAYEANRHVEVYETGGKIDQETRLFDSVKGETRTMRSKEDAHDYRYFPDPDLLPLELTEEYVQKLRDTLPELPDEKKERYVIHMGLSAYDASVIVADKTTAEYFEEVAKGHDPKLAANWVTGELFGALKKGGHDIEDSPVSATQLGGLLDLIKDNTISGKMAKEVFAIMYETGKDADAIVEEKGLKQVTDTGAIEQMIDEILDSNQDKVEQYRSGKDKLFGFFVGQTMKASQGKANPQVVNEILKKKLAA; this is encoded by the coding sequence ATGACACAGATTATTAAAGGAAATACGGGCGATTGGGAAATTGTAATAGGACTTGAAGTACATGCCCAGATAACCTCGGAATCAAAATTATTCTCAGGCTCATCAACTTTTTTCGGAGCGGAGCCGAACACGCAGGTGTCACTAGTAGATACTGCCATGCCCGGAATGTTACCGGTGTTAAACAAGGAATGTGTGCGTCAGGCTGTACGTACCGGTTTGGGCTTAAAGGCAAAAATAAATTTACGCTCCATATTTGACAGGAAAAACTATTTTTATGCCGACCTGCCGCAAGGATATCAGATATCGCAATTTTCCGACCCCATAGTGGGCGAGGGAACGGTTGTACTTGATATGAAAGACGGCTCCACACGTGAAGTGGGCGTTGAGCGTATCCATATTGAGCAGGACGCAGGCAAATCAATGCACGACCAGTCACCCGACAGCTCGTTTATAGACCTTAACCGTTCGGGCATCGCTTTAATGGAGATAGTCTCAAAACCCGATATGCGTTCGGGCGAGGAAGCTGCCGAATATATGAAAAAACTACGCACCATTCTTCGTTATCTGGGAACTTGTGACGGTGATATGGAAAAAGGTTCTATGCGTTGTGATGCTAACGTTTCGGTGCGTCCCGTAGGTTCCGATGAACTGCGTACCAGATGCGAGATAAAAAACCTAAACTCGGTGCGTTTCTTACAGCAGGCTATAGCATACGAGGCAAACCGCCATGTGGAAGTATATGAAACGGGCGGCAAGATAGATCAGGAAACACGTCTTTTTGATTCGGTAAAGGGGGAAACAAGAACAATGAGGAGCAAGGAAGATGCTCATGACTACCGCTACTTCCCCGACCCTGATTTACTTCCTTTAGAGCTTACTGAAGAATATGTACAAAAATTGCGTGATACGCTGCCTGAATTGCCGGACGAGAAAAAAGAACGTTACGTTATACATATGGGGCTTTCAGCATATGATGCTTCTGTTATCGTAGCTGATAAGACAACCGCCGAATATTTCGAGGAAGTGGCAAAAGGACACGACCCTAAACTTGCCGCTAACTGGGTGACTGGGGAGTTGTTCGGTGCTTTGAAAAAAGGCGGTCATGATATTGAGGACTCACCTGTTTCAGCTACGCAATTAGGCGGTCTTCTTGATCTTATTAAGGATAATACGATATCCGGCAAGATGGCAAAGGAAGTATTTGCCATCATGTATGAAACCGGTAAGGACGCAGATGCTATAGTTGAGGAAAAAGGTCTAAAACAAGTGACCGATACGGGTGCTATAGAACAAATGATAGACGAGATATTAGACTCAAATCAGGATAAAGTTGAACAATACCGTTCGGGTAAGGATAAATTATTCGGGTTTTTTGTAGGGCAAACTATGAAAGCTTCGCAAGGAAAAGCCAATCCGCAGGTAGTGAACGAAATATTAAAGAAAAAGCTGGCAGCCTAG
- a CDS encoding 3-hydroxybutyrate dehydrogenase yields the protein MAQNKTALITGSTSGIGRGIAEVMAQNGYNIVINGFGNAEEIKELQRYLEQSGISTSYSDADMTKPEQIHKMVDDTVNKFGSIDLLVNNAGIQHVDNIEDFPNEKWDSIIAINLSSSFHTIKAAVPYMQKQKFGRIVNIASAHGLVASPKKAAYVAAKHGIIGLTKVVALENAESEITCNAICPGWVLTPLVQKQIDAIAANENISIKEAEIKLLSEKQPAKKFVQVHQIGNMVNFLCTQEAGTITGSSISIDGGWTAK from the coding sequence ATGGCACAAAACAAAACTGCATTGATTACCGGTTCAACAAGCGGTATCGGAAGGGGAATAGCGGAAGTTATGGCTCAAAACGGATATAACATTGTTATAAACGGTTTTGGCAATGCGGAGGAAATCAAAGAACTGCAAAGATATCTGGAACAAAGCGGAATATCCACATCATATTCCGATGCCGATATGACCAAGCCTGAGCAGATTCATAAAATGGTTGATGATACGGTCAATAAGTTCGGTTCGATTGATCTGCTTGTAAATAATGCAGGCATACAGCATGTAGACAATATTGAAGATTTCCCTAATGAGAAATGGGACTCTATAATTGCGATAAACCTTTCTTCATCTTTTCATACTATAAAGGCGGCAGTTCCTTATATGCAAAAGCAGAAGTTCGGTCGCATAGTGAATATAGCTTCTGCACACGGCTTAGTGGCCTCACCGAAAAAAGCCGCTTATGTTGCCGCAAAACATGGAATTATCGGTCTTACAAAGGTAGTTGCACTTGAAAATGCGGAATCTGAAATCACCTGCAATGCTATTTGTCCGGGCTGGGTATTAACCCCGCTTGTACAAAAACAGATAGATGCAATTGCCGCAAATGAAAATATATCCATAAAAGAGGCGGAAATAAAACTTCTCTCGGAAAAACAGCCTGCAAAGAAATTTGTTCAGGTTCACCAGATAGGTAACATGGTTAACTTTTTATGTACCCAAGAAGCCGGAACTATAACAGGCTCTTCAATATCGATAGATGGCGGCTGGACGGCAAAATAA
- a CDS encoding aspartate-semialdehyde dehydrogenase produces the protein MSYKIAVAGATGNVGREILSILWERKFPVSEVVALASKNSKGKNVSFGDTKILKAQVLDDYDFTGTDIALFSPGGAVSAVHAPRAAKAGCVVIDNTSYFRMDPDVPLVVPEVNPDAIADYKKKNIIANPNCSTIQMLVALKPLHDVSRIKRIVVSTYQSVSGAGKAAMDELFNQTKGIYMNQKLPPINFARQMAFNVIPQIDVFADDDYTKEELKMVNETHKILDPNIGVSVTCVRVPVFNCHAESINIEFESPMEVGQARDILREASGVTVIDNPIEGHYATPIECAREDDVFVSRIRKDKTVENGLNIWVVSDNVRKGAALNAVQIAEKLIESYL, from the coding sequence ATGTCATACAAAATAGCGGTAGCCGGTGCTACGGGTAATGTCGGAAGGGAAATATTAAGCATTTTATGGGAACGTAAATTCCCTGTTTCCGAAGTAGTTGCACTTGCCTCAAAGAATTCAAAAGGCAAGAATGTCAGCTTTGGTGATACGAAGATATTAAAAGCTCAGGTGCTTGATGACTATGATTTTACCGGTACCGACATTGCGTTATTTTCACCCGGCGGTGCGGTATCTGCCGTTCATGCTCCTCGCGCTGCCAAGGCAGGCTGTGTAGTGATAGACAATACTTCATATTTCCGTATGGATCCGGACGTGCCTTTGGTTGTGCCTGAGGTTAACCCTGATGCTATTGCCGATTATAAGAAAAAAAACATAATAGCAAACCCTAACTGCTCTACCATACAGATGCTTGTTGCGTTGAAGCCGTTACATGACGTATCAAGGATAAAAAGGATAGTGGTGTCTACATATCAATCGGTCTCCGGTGCGGGCAAGGCTGCGATGGACGAGTTGTTCAACCAGACCAAAGGTATTTACATGAACCAAAAATTACCTCCGATCAATTTTGCACGCCAGATGGCATTTAACGTAATTCCGCAAATTGATGTTTTTGCCGATGATGACTATACGAAGGAAGAATTAAAAATGGTTAATGAGACCCACAAGATACTTGACCCTAATATAGGTGTCAGCGTTACTTGTGTGAGAGTTCCCGTATTTAACTGCCATGCCGAATCGATAAATATAGAGTTTGAAAGCCCTATGGAAGTCGGACAGGCTAGGGATATCCTGCGTGAGGCAAGCGGTGTAACCGTTATTGACAACCCTATTGAAGGTCATTATGCAACCCCTATAGAGTGTGCAAGGGAAGATGATGTTTTTGTTTCTCGTATAAGAAAAGACAAAACAGTTGAAAATGGTCTTAACATTTGGGTAGTTTCTGATAATGTAAGAAAAGGGGCTGCGTTAAATGCCGTACAGATAGCGGAAAAACTTATAGAAAGTTATTTATAA
- a CDS encoding DNA (cytosine-5-)-methyltransferase, translating into MSRNNSLTFIDLFAGIGGIRIGFEEVFGECLFSSEFDKHAQITYKENFGHIPQGDITLIDEKSIPNFDILLAGFPCQPFSNAGLKLGFEDTRGTLFFHIAKILDYHRPEIVFLENVKGLKSHNKGQTYKIIEKTLEDMGYNVYSKVLNAKDFGVPQNRERIYIIGFKQNVNFSFPKPCYTETRLGNILEPEVNEKYTISDRLWAGHQRRKKEHLAKGNGFGYSLFNHDSKYTSTISARYYKDGSEILIEQDNKNPRKITPREAARLQGFPEWFKIPVSDTQAYKQFGNSVCVPVINAIANQIKSALEKPRIHYKPKEIDLFNYSYENRKIAYY; encoded by the coding sequence ATGTCTCGTAATAATAGCCTTACATTTATTGACTTATTTGCCGGCATTGGTGGAATCCGAATCGGATTTGAGGAGGTTTTTGGCGAATGCTTATTTTCTTCAGAATTTGATAAACACGCTCAGATTACTTATAAAGAAAATTTCGGACATATTCCTCAAGGAGATATAACTCTCATAGATGAAAAATCTATACCGAATTTTGATATATTATTAGCCGGTTTTCCATGCCAGCCTTTCTCAAATGCAGGTTTAAAATTGGGCTTTGAAGATACAAGGGGAACTTTATTCTTTCATATAGCAAAAATTCTGGATTATCATCGCCCTGAAATCGTTTTTCTTGAAAATGTTAAAGGACTGAAAAGCCATAACAAAGGTCAAACATATAAAATTATAGAAAAAACATTAGAGGATATGGGCTATAATGTTTATTCCAAAGTCTTAAATGCTAAAGATTTTGGAGTTCCTCAAAACAGAGAACGAATATATATTATAGGGTTTAAACAAAATGTGAACTTTTCATTTCCTAAGCCCTGCTACACAGAAACACGGCTAGGAAATATACTAGAACCTGAGGTTAATGAAAAATATACAATATCTGATAGACTGTGGGCCGGGCATCAAAGGCGAAAAAAAGAACACCTTGCTAAAGGAAATGGTTTTGGTTATTCATTATTTAACCATGACTCTAAGTACACAAGTACAATTTCAGCAAGGTACTATAAAGACGGCTCTGAAATCTTAATTGAACAGGATAATAAAAACCCGAGAAAAATTACTCCTAGAGAAGCGGCGAGGTTACAAGGATTTCCCGAGTGGTTTAAAATACCGGTTAGCGATACGCAGGCATATAAACAATTTGGCAACAGTGTTTGCGTCCCTGTAATAAATGCGATAGCAAACCAGATAAAATCTGCACTAGAAAAACCAAGAATTCATTATAAACCAAAAGAAATTGACTTATTTAATTATAGTTATGAAAATAGAAAAATTGCATATTACTAA